The region TATGCGGTGATCTATTTGCTCCTGCATAGCGACTATCATTAATACCAGGGGCAAAAAGATAAGATGCTGTAGCTCCTCCTTTAGGCCCATTTCTTAATACTTTTCCATTCTGTGTTAAGATCTCTCCATTAGATCCAATACTTATAGAAGCACGTTGAGTCCAATCTGTTCTACCTGAATTAAGATCCCAATATCCTCTATCAAAATCTTCAAAATATAATATCTGATCTACACAGTCTCCAAGAGCCATAAAGACCACTTCATTAATATTGTTACATCCGATTGATCCACTACTACCTGGTAAATTCCCTGAATCATTATTATAACATTCATAGTGTGGATTTGTTGGTTTAACATTAGGATCTCCATTTGTTGCATCCGGATCAGAAACATCCGCAGGTCTCATAATTGTAGATTCTGCAATCATTGACCCTGTCATACCATTTAACACCCCTGTGATTTTATACTCAACTGTACATCCATTAGGAATTTGTAATTCTGAACGGAATGTACGTGTTAGAGGATCATAACTTAGTGTTACAGATTCTTTAGCAACTTTTCCTGTTGTACAAGAAAAAACAGCCTTAACGCTATTAGGATTGATAATATCCACTCCAGGAGGAACTGTAAATGTAAAAGGAGCACCATGAATTCCTTTACTAGCATCTGCTATAATATCAGAAGGTCCTTTATTACCAGCTGTCACTATATAATCTACTGTATCTCCTTTATGTCCGCTACCTTTTCCTACTACCCCACCTACTTTATAAGTTAAGGTCGTGTAAAGGTCTGCTTCTTTAATAACAACATCTGTCTTGATTTCCTTTTTATTTCCAACCCTAAAAGTCCAAGTATCCATGGATTTTTTATCACCAAATGTATTATTAGGTCCAGAACCTCCTTCACCCCATTTATGACCATTAGTATTACTACTAATTCCCCTATTTCCAGCAGTTAAATGTGTATTAACCTTAGGATTAACATTCGACCCATTTCTTACATTAGGTATATCACTATCATCCCAGAAAACCAAATCAGAAATAACATTATTAAAATTGTTATAATCTAATAATTCAATAGCAATCCCTCCTTTATTGTATTCCATATCAAAGAAAGGGAAGTGAACTTCAGCTCCTTGTAATTGTACATTTAGATCAACAGGAACTACACCGTTTAGTTTTTGTCCATTTGCTCCTACTCCATCCCAATAAATTTTATTGTGTCCCTCTTTTGTATTTCCTACTAATTTTTTAAATACAGATCCATTACTTATGATATCTATCGTAAATTGTTGCCCACTTACAGGAGCATCAAACTCTATATAACCTCCTTTATGTCCAAAAACACCTACTGTTCCTTCAGCACCTACTATCTTTACATTAGACACTTCTGGCTCTATTACTTTAGGATTCAACCAAGTAGTCAAACCATAAGATGAACTATTGATAGCAACTTTTGCTTTAGTAGGCATATCAATCGCTGGTAGCGTATAGTATATCTTATGTGTTATATTTGAATCATTATCCGGAGTATTAGGATTATGAATATTATCAATAACCTGACTAGCCTCACTATTCATACTCTTATACAAAGAATTCTTTGTTTTAGGATCATAGAAACCATTGTTATTCACAAAAAAAGCCCATACAATACCTGATGATCCTTTATGGGTTACTCTATACGTAAACCCATCATTAGTACGCACATAAAACTTCCCTTGGAAAGAAACATTTGCATACTCTCCATTAAAATTACCATTAGTAAAATTTAAATTTGTAGTATAAACTCTACCATTAATAAACTTTGCCTCATTAATTACAGAAACATCCCATGCACTAATTGCAGCAGCAGTAGCTTGATTCCATGAATCATTTGCTTGTAATACAGGTCCGGCACCTGTAGTAGTTCTAGATGTAAATTCAACTCTATAAAGCCCCTCTTCTAAAACTTTATAATAAATAGGAATATATCCTCCTTGACTATCTTCTCTCAATTTAGGCCCTGCTATCTCAGCAGAACGATTTGGAATTTGTCCCTGTGTTTGATTATTATTAACAACTATACTACCTGAAGGATTATACAAAGTAATTCCTCCATTAGCATCTCTCCAGTTAGTTGTTCCTTGTGCTGAAGATGCCATAGTGATAGTTTCCCCTACTTTAGCATATACATAATGGGCTCCAGCATTAGGAAATGGTATTGCCTCTGGTGAAGTATGTCCTTTACCTAATAACATAGCACGATGTCCACTCACACCACTAGGATATAAATTTCTAGAACCATCTGCCAACACAGTTGTACTTACTCCTAAGATTAAGCTTAAGGTAAGTAATACTTTAGTTGTTATCTTATTTATAATTTTATATATCATGTTGTATTTGTAATTATAATTTAGTTATATAAGCGTCTTGAGTTAATCAAAACTCAAAACGCTTAACTATTTTAATTCGTTATTTGATTACAAAAACGATATTCATATAAGATGCAGGTGTAGCATTACCAATGATATCATAAGTAAGCTTACCATCTTTATCTATCTTTAGATTAGCAAATACTTTTGTGTCATAATAAGTCACATAATAATGTAATTCTCCACTATTAAATATAGCTATATCTGATGGAGCCCCTTCACTACCAACTATTCCACCTGTATAAGGCATTTTATATCCACCTGCTCCATGAGCAATATTATAATTAGCATTCCCATCTCCTATTTTTCCTCCAGTAAACTGATCTACATATTCTTTATATAAATCTCTTACTAATCCAGTTGCTTTTGCTTTTGTATCAAAAATAACTGCTGGCATATAGAAGAATTGAGGAGCTACTTTACTTTGGTTTTTCCAAGAAGGATTACCATCTGTATCAGTGACTAACACTTGATTATTACCAGCCTTAGCAATATCTTCTGGTTTAATAGTACCATTTGCAATATGCTCAGTTGTGATTTTATTATTAGCAATGTTTAATTTTACATCAGCTAATAAAGACTTAACAGCTGTAGTATCTGTAGCATTACTATCCTTTCCAATAACAATAACACCGTCTGTACTTAATGTTTTAGTATCAACTAATGAATTTGCTGTAATATCTTGATATGTTACACTTCCATCTACATTTACTGTAGCTACTTTTCCTTTATCAGATCCTTCAGCAACCAGCTTACTTGCTGTAACTCCTTTATCTGCTATCTGAATACCAGCCTCAGCTAATAACTTAGCAACACCATTTGTTCCTCCTGTAAATTCAAGTCCTCCTGATACTGATAAATTCCCCTTTGCTCCTTCTACTATAGTGATCTTCTCTACTAAGTTGTCAATAGCTCCTTGTACATTATCTGATCCCAATTGTGATTTACTATCGTCAAATCCTGTCGCAGAAGCATTAGTATCGATTGTTGTAATTACTCCTCCTTTACCATCTTTAAATGTATAAATACCTTTATCGATTGATACCGTTGTTGTATTTGCATCAATGATAACAACATCTCCTGATACTGTAGTATGAGTATAAGTACCATCGTTATTATTAACTAATGAATCACTTGTACCTGATAATTGAGTTTTTAACTCCTCTAAAGCTCCTTGTACATTTGTTGATGTGAAACCATTTGTACTATTGTCAAATGCTATTGCATCTGCATTAGTATCTATAACTACTGGTGTTCCGTTTCCATTGTCAAATGTATACGTACCATCATTGTTATTTGTTAAGTTTGCTTTATTTACTGTTCCTAATACATCTCCATCTTTTGATTTTAAAGTAATAGTTCCATTGTTGTTATCAACTAAAGTAACTCCTGCTCCTTTTCCTATCTTCTCTACTAAGTTGTCAATAGCTCCTTGTACATTATCTGATCCCAATTGTGATTTAGTATCGTCAAATCCTGTAGCAGAAGCATTAGTATCGATTGTTGTAATTACTCCTCCTTTACCATCTTTAAATGTATAAATACCTTTATCGATTGATACCGTTGTTGTATTTGCATCAATGATAACAACATCTCCTGATACTGTAGTATGAGTATAAGTACCATCGTTATTATTAACTAATGAATCGCTTGTACCTGATAATTGAGTTTTTAACTCCTCTAAAGCTCCCTGTACATTTGTTGATGTGAAACCATTTGTACTATTGTCAAATGCTATTGCATCTGCATTAGTATCTATAACTACTGGTGTTCCGTTTCCATTGTCAAATGTATACGTACCATCATTGTTATTTGTTAAGTTTGCTTTATTTACTGTTCCTAATACATCTCCATCTTTTGATTTTAAAGTAATAGTTCCATTGTTGTTATCAACTAAAGTAACTCCTGCTCCTTTTCCTATCTTCTCTACTAAGTTGTCAATAGCTCCTTGTACATTATCTGATCCCAATTGTGATTTAGTATCGTCAAATCCTGTCGCAGAAGCATTAGTATCGATTGTTGTAATTACTCCTCCTTTACCATCTTTAAATGTATAAATACCTTTATCGATTGATACCGTTGTTGTATTTGCATCAATGATAACAACATCTCCTGATACTGTAGTATGAGTATAAGTACCATCGTTATTATTAACTAATGAATCACTTGTACCTGATAATTGAGTTTTTAACTCCTCTAAAGCTCCTTGTACATTTGTTGATGTGAAACCATTTGTACTATTGTCAAATGCTATTGCATCTGCATTAGTATCTATAACTACTGGTGTTCCGTTTCCATTGTCAAATGTATACGTACCATCATTGTTATTTGTTAAGTTTGCTTTATTTACTGTTCCTAATACATCTCCATCTTTTGATTTTAAAGTAATAGTTCCATTGTTGTTATCAACTAAAGTAACTCCTGCTCCTTTTCCTATCTTCTCTACTAAGTTGTCAATAGCTCCTTGTACATTATCTGATCCCAATTGTGATTTACTATCGTCAAACCCTGTAGCAGAAGCATTAGTATCGATTGTTGTAATTACTCCTCCTTTACCATCTTTAAATGTATAAATACCTTTATCGATTGATACCGTTGTTGTATTTGCATCAATGATAACAACATCTCCTGATACTGTAGTATGAGTATAAGTACCATCGTTATTATTAACTAATGAATCACTTGTACCTGATAATTGAGTTTTTAACTCCTCTAAAGCTCCTTGTACATTTGTTGATGTGAAACCGTTTGTACTATTGTCAAATGCTATTGCATCTGCATTAGTATCTATAACTACTGGTGTTCCGTTTCCATTGTCAAATGTATACGTACCATCATTGTTATTTGTTAAGTTTGCTTTATTTACTGTTCCTAATACATCTCCATCTTTTGATTTTAAAGTAATAGTTCCATTGTTGTTATCAACTAAAGTAACTCCTGCTCCTTTTCCTATCTTCTCTACTAAGTTGTCAATAGCTCCTTGTACATTATCTGATCCCAATTGTGATTTACTATCGTCAAACCCTGTAGCAGAAGCATTAGTATCGATCGTTGTAATCACTCCTCCTTTACCATCTTTAAATGTATAAATACCTTTATCGATTGATACCGTTGTTGTATTTGCATCAATGATAACAACATCTCCTGATACTGTAGTATGAGTATAAGTACCATCGTTATTATTAACTAATGTATCACTTGTACCCGCTAATTGAGTCTTTAACTCCTCTAAAGCTCCTTGTACATTTGTTGATGTGAAACCGTTTGTACTATTGTCAAATGCTATTGCATCTGCATTAGTATCTATAACTACTGGTGTTCCGTTTCCATTGTCAAATGTATACGTACCATCATTGTTATTTGTTAAGTTTGCTTTATTTACTGTTCCTAATACATCTCCATCTTTTGATTTTAAAGTAATAGTTCCATTGTTATTATCAACTAAAGTAACTCCTGCTCC is a window of Myroides oncorhynchi DNA encoding:
- a CDS encoding DUF7507 domain-containing protein; the protein is MIYKIINKITTKVLLTLSLILGVSTTVLADGSRNLYPSGVSGHRAMLLGKGHTSPEAIPFPNAGAHYVYAKVGETITMASSAQGTTNWRDANGGITLYNPSGSIVVNNNQTQGQIPNRSAEIAGPKLREDSQGGYIPIYYKVLEEGLYRVEFTSRTTTGAGPVLQANDSWNQATAAAISAWDVSVINEAKFINGRVYTTNLNFTNGNFNGEYANVSFQGKFYVRTNDGFTYRVTHKGSSGIVWAFFVNNNGFYDPKTKNSLYKSMNSEASQVIDNIHNPNTPDNDSNITHKIYYTLPAIDMPTKAKVAINSSSYGLTTWLNPKVIEPEVSNVKIVGAEGTVGVFGHKGGYIEFDAPVSGQQFTIDIISNGSVFKKLVGNTKEGHNKIYWDGVGANGQKLNGVVPVDLNVQLQGAEVHFPFFDMEYNKGGIAIELLDYNNFNNVISDLVFWDDSDIPNVRNGSNVNPKVNTHLTAGNRGISSNTNGHKWGEGGSGPNNTFGDKKSMDTWTFRVGNKKEIKTDVVIKEADLYTTLTYKVGGVVGKGSGHKGDTVDYIVTAGNKGPSDIIADASKGIHGAPFTFTVPPGVDIINPNSVKAVFSCTTGKVAKESVTLSYDPLTRTFRSELQIPNGCTVEYKITGVLNGMTGSMIAESTIMRPADVSDPDATNGDPNVKPTNPHYECYNNDSGNLPGSSGSIGCNNINEVVFMALGDCVDQILYFEDFDRGYWDLNSGRTDWTQRASISIGSNGEILTQNGKVLRNGPKGGATASYLFAPGINDSRYAGANRSPHNETISVARIKNGYYSVNPPGYVQMGIPETDSWKQGIWVPNAPTNDPNIANSNFDWTPAWENVKAIRDMSGAVNGSAFLVRGAASAAQSIKPFYEFEVEGKIEKDRVYTLDIYSYVTYHDKDYMIMDVLDKETGHIYASIPLKYGGVGLPEGASPTGFSLGWVPLTASFTFAEAACDDVVNRQVKIAIRGSQDRALESGKGFGHTLIDNITFSKRIQDPNCGIHVSNITCADECYQDIVGKGFGWGYYAGELGGKKVIEESFTQPGTDGGFVLDIYELDNSFNMVINGVPLYKEELEFQRAGGLEQNVRFKAGGIWEDGTIKDIWMFHQGAVFDLEDRFNNPTPTVQVIIDKWGNVKLYGKRTETSNLEELEVFDKVTKNTVQLSSIAWNSDINNTSANEIKVTQNVVNVTRMYGFGYGQQQKDCETCTIEKEGVFADESKDGYAQVGETILYTFDVKNLGDMDIYDVEIVDPLFGFTIKLDENTHLPMQEGVTLSGDNNNNGVLNRNETWTFTVSYVVTEFDIFDTKGVYNRATVNGVGKLPKSERQVKVKSTDPTPYKEGDEGWDPTKEFHTYVPLKGDGLLITNPMIYQKVRQ